From Staphylococcus delphini, one genomic window encodes:
- the glpT gene encoding glycerol-3-phosphate transporter, with amino-acid sequence MKFLKPPTAAAPVSENQQDETYKKLRLQVFIGIFLGYAGYYLLRKNFSIAMPYLADMGFSKAELGFALSAISIAYGFSKFVMGTVSDRSNARIFLTLGLVLTAIVNLLMGFIPALTSSVTIMFIMLFLNGWFQGMGWPPSGRVLVHWFSVSERGSKTAIWNVAHNVGGGLMAPIALFGIYLTGSLSFGYLQGFEGAFIYPALLAIIIAIASYVLVRDTPQSVGLPSIEAYRDDYPTQKKETFETELTTKEILFKYVLNNKWVWIIAIANIFVYFVRYGVLDWAPLYLSEVKSFDMKESGWAYFLYEWAGIPGTLICGWLSDKVFKGRRGPAGFIFMIGVTIAVVVYWLNPPGNPLIDNLALITIGFLIYGPVMLIGLQALDYVPKKAAGTAAGLTGLFGYLGGAVMANIVMGVIVDHMGWSAGFILLTIISVLAMISFLFTWNKRGQEVVH; translated from the coding sequence TTGAAGTTTTTAAAACCGCCTACAGCTGCAGCACCTGTGTCAGAAAATCAACAAGATGAGACGTATAAAAAATTAAGGTTACAAGTGTTTATCGGTATCTTTTTAGGCTATGCAGGTTATTATTTGTTGCGTAAAAACTTTTCTATCGCGATGCCGTACTTAGCGGATATGGGCTTTTCAAAGGCAGAACTCGGTTTTGCGTTATCCGCGATTTCTATTGCTTATGGTTTTAGTAAGTTTGTCATGGGGACGGTCAGTGATAGAAGTAACGCGCGTATCTTTTTAACGTTAGGTCTTGTGTTAACAGCTATCGTCAATTTACTGATGGGTTTTATTCCGGCGTTAACGTCAAGTGTGACCATCATGTTCATCATGTTATTCCTCAATGGTTGGTTCCAAGGTATGGGATGGCCGCCTTCAGGTCGTGTGCTCGTACATTGGTTTAGTGTGAGTGAACGTGGAAGTAAAACAGCAATTTGGAACGTCGCACATAACGTCGGTGGCGGTTTAATGGCACCGATCGCATTGTTTGGGATTTATTTAACAGGTTCATTGAGCTTTGGTTATTTACAAGGCTTTGAAGGGGCGTTTATTTATCCGGCGTTACTTGCGATTATCATTGCGATTGCGTCATACGTTTTAGTACGTGATACACCACAATCAGTCGGTTTACCATCAATCGAAGCGTACCGTGATGATTATCCGACACAAAAGAAAGAGACATTCGAAACAGAATTGACGACGAAAGAGATTTTATTCAAATACGTCCTTAACAACAAATGGGTGTGGATTATTGCGATTGCGAATATTTTCGTCTACTTTGTCCGTTATGGCGTGTTAGACTGGGCACCGCTCTATTTAAGTGAAGTGAAAAGCTTTGATATGAAAGAATCAGGCTGGGCATATTTCTTATATGAATGGGCAGGTATTCCAGGTACATTGATCTGTGGTTGGTTATCCGATAAAGTATTTAAAGGCCGTCGTGGTCCAGCAGGCTTTATCTTTATGATTGGTGTAACGATTGCGGTTGTCGTATACTGGCTCAACCCACCAGGCAACCCACTCATTGACAACCTTGCATTAATTACAATTGGCTTTTTAATTTATGGTCCAGTCATGTTAATCGGTTTACAAGCATTGGATTATGTACCGAAAAAAGCAGCGGGGACTGCAGCCGGTTTAACAGGTTTATTCGGTTACCTCGGTGGTGCTGTAATGGCGAACATTGTGATGGGTGTGATTGTAGATCATATGGGCTGGAGTGCAGGATTCATTTTATTAACAATCATTAGTGTGTTAGCAATGATCAGCTTCCTCTTCACGTGGAATAAACGTGGACAAGAAGTCGTACATTAG
- a CDS encoding DUF2529 family protein codes for MSKMLTTQLTGIFNRLDQQELDIQMAAQSLIQAMGGEGHVYVKGYGDLKCFESYILTSFEKLHSSLALDDCPSFDVLDTTDRVLLFGAAYSEEMARDLEQLIADDRDVVVITNKPKEVELPDHLMHFINLSTPRPIVYTEDYDKVAQPHLMALNYVYYEIYTQMVEMMRDLDLE; via the coding sequence ATGTCAAAAATGCTCACAACACAATTAACAGGTATATTTAATCGACTCGATCAACAAGAGTTGGATATTCAAATGGCTGCACAAAGTTTAATTCAAGCGATGGGTGGCGAAGGTCATGTTTACGTTAAAGGTTACGGTGATTTAAAATGCTTTGAATCCTACATCTTAACAAGTTTTGAGAAATTGCACTCAAGTTTGGCGTTAGACGATTGTCCGTCGTTTGACGTGTTAGACACAACAGATAGAGTGTTACTATTCGGAGCGGCGTACAGCGAGGAAATGGCACGTGATTTGGAACAGTTAATCGCGGACGACCGTGATGTTGTCGTCATTACGAATAAACCTAAAGAAGTTGAATTACCGGATCATTTAATGCATTTTATTAATTTGTCGACACCAAGACCGATTGTTTACACAGAAGATTATGATAAAGTCGCGCAACCGCATCTCATGGCGTTGAATTATGTGTATTATGAAATTTATACGCAAATGGTTGAAATGATGCGTGATTTAGATTTGGAATAA
- the fdaB gene encoding class IIb fructose-bisphosphate aldolase FdaB, which translates to MPLVSMKEMLIDAKENGYAVGQYNLNNLEFTQAILQASQEENAPVILGVSEGAARYMGGFYTVVKMVEGLLHDYEITIPVAIHLDHGSSFEKCKEAIDAGFTSVMIDASHEPYEENVKITKKVVEYAHERGVSVEAELGTVGGQEDDVVAEGVIYADPTECQNLVKATGIDTLAPALGSVHGPYKGEPNLGFKEMEEIGASTGLPLVLHGGTGIPTHDIKKAISFGTAKINVNTENQIASAKRVREVLDQDKEVYDPRKYLGPAREAIKETVIGKIREFGTSGKAANIKG; encoded by the coding sequence ATGCCTTTAGTTTCAATGAAAGAAATGTTAATCGACGCAAAAGAAAATGGTTATGCTGTAGGTCAATATAACCTTAACAACTTGGAGTTTACACAAGCGATTTTACAAGCGTCTCAAGAAGAGAATGCGCCTGTAATTCTTGGTGTATCTGAGGGAGCAGCAAGATACATGGGTGGCTTCTACACTGTAGTTAAAATGGTAGAGGGACTATTACACGACTACGAAATCACAATTCCTGTTGCGATTCATTTAGACCATGGTTCAAGCTTTGAAAAATGTAAAGAAGCGATTGATGCTGGTTTCACATCTGTTATGATTGATGCATCACACGAGCCATACGAAGAAAACGTGAAAATTACGAAAAAAGTTGTAGAATACGCGCACGAACGTGGTGTATCTGTTGAGGCTGAATTAGGAACTGTTGGCGGTCAAGAAGATGACGTTGTTGCTGAGGGTGTAATCTACGCTGACCCAACTGAATGTCAAAACTTAGTTAAAGCTACAGGTATCGATACATTAGCACCTGCTTTAGGTTCAGTTCACGGACCATACAAAGGTGAACCAAACTTAGGCTTTAAAGAAATGGAAGAAATCGGTGCTTCAACTGGTTTACCATTAGTATTACACGGTGGTACAGGTATCCCTACACATGACATTAAAAAAGCAATTTCATTCGGAACAGCTAAAATCAATGTTAACACTGAAAACCAAATTGCTTCAGCTAAACGTGTTCGTGAAGTATTAGATCAAGACAAAGAAGTTTACGATCCACGTAAATATTTAGGACCAGCTCGTGAAGCGATTAAAGAAACTGTTATCGGTAAAATTAGAGAGTTCGGTACTTCAGGTAAAGCAGCAAACATTAAAGGTTAA